A stretch of Haloprofundus halophilus DNA encodes these proteins:
- the menD gene encoding 2-succinyl-5-enolpyruvyl-6-hydroxy-3-cyclohexene-1-carboxylic-acid synthase: MIAPNRNTLWARVLVDELAEAGVSAVCIAPGSRSTPLTAAFDRHDDIHVFSHLDERSAAYFALGRARRTGDVTPLVCTSGTAAANFHPAVVEASQARVPMLVLTADRPPELRDSGANQTIDQEKLYGDSVRWYKDLPEPEATDRKLRGLRTTAHRALAQATGTPSGPVHLNVPFRKPLEPVPVDGDVPADLPPLAAHGREGGSGGDHDGAYVRTTRGVPQLDDRELQQIAELLSAERGLVVAGPADPPGVDPEAVAVLAHGTGFPILADPLSGLRFGGHVRTTPVVGGYDDFLAAEAVADWPDPEVVLRIGASPTSKPLRKYLARTGARQLVVDPAAEWREAEFAASDLVVADPSRLAAHVARLVSGPDSAAWRDRWLAADREHWETVDRADELFEGKVLEDVADLAPDPSTLFVSNSMPVRDLDRFARPSDKNVTALGNRGASGIDGIVSTALGAGSATTDPLTLVLGDLAYYHDMNGLLALGRCEVDATVVLVNNDGGGIFHMLPIEEFDPPFTSQFKTPHGLDFEATGDLYDLDFERVEAREEFREAYAESVASAGTQVIEVRTDAEESHRTREALHEQVVERVADLH, from the coding sequence ATGATTGCGCCGAACCGAAACACGCTGTGGGCGCGCGTGCTCGTCGACGAACTCGCCGAGGCGGGCGTGTCGGCGGTCTGCATCGCTCCCGGCAGTCGTTCGACGCCGTTGACCGCCGCGTTCGACCGTCACGACGACATCCACGTCTTCTCGCACCTCGACGAACGCTCGGCGGCGTACTTCGCGCTCGGCCGGGCGCGACGAACCGGCGACGTGACGCCGCTCGTCTGCACGTCGGGCACCGCTGCTGCGAACTTCCATCCCGCAGTCGTCGAGGCCTCGCAGGCGCGCGTCCCGATGCTCGTGTTGACCGCCGACCGCCCGCCGGAGCTCCGCGACTCGGGGGCGAACCAGACTATCGACCAGGAGAAGCTCTACGGCGACTCCGTCCGCTGGTACAAAGACCTCCCCGAGCCCGAGGCCACGGACCGAAAACTCCGCGGGCTCCGGACGACGGCGCACCGCGCGCTGGCGCAGGCGACCGGCACGCCCTCGGGTCCGGTTCACCTGAACGTCCCGTTCCGCAAGCCGCTGGAACCCGTACCGGTCGACGGTGACGTGCCCGCCGACCTCCCGCCGCTGGCCGCTCACGGCCGCGAGGGGGGTAGCGGCGGCGACCACGACGGCGCGTACGTCCGGACGACCCGCGGCGTGCCGCAGTTGGACGACCGGGAGCTGCAGCAGATAGCCGAACTGCTCTCGGCCGAGCGCGGCCTCGTCGTCGCCGGACCCGCCGACCCGCCGGGCGTCGACCCGGAGGCGGTGGCGGTTCTGGCGCACGGCACCGGGTTCCCGATTCTGGCCGACCCGCTCTCCGGTCTCCGGTTCGGCGGCCACGTCCGGACGACGCCCGTCGTCGGCGGCTACGACGACTTCCTCGCGGCCGAGGCCGTCGCCGACTGGCCCGACCCCGAGGTCGTGCTTCGGATCGGCGCGTCGCCCACCTCGAAGCCGCTCAGGAAGTACCTCGCGCGGACCGGCGCCCGGCAGTTGGTCGTCGACCCCGCCGCCGAGTGGCGAGAAGCCGAGTTCGCGGCGTCGGACCTCGTCGTCGCCGACCCCTCCCGCCTCGCCGCCCACGTCGCCCGCCTCGTCTCCGGTCCCGACAGCGCTGCGTGGCGAGACCGGTGGCTCGCGGCCGACCGCGAGCACTGGGAGACGGTCGACCGAGCTGACGAGCTGTTCGAGGGGAAGGTTCTGGAAGACGTGGCCGACCTCGCGCCGGACCCGTCGACGCTGTTCGTCTCCAACAGCATGCCGGTCCGCGACCTCGACCGGTTCGCCCGCCCCTCCGACAAGAACGTCACCGCGCTCGGTAACCGCGGCGCGTCGGGCATCGACGGCATCGTCTCGACGGCGCTCGGCGCGGGCAGCGCGACGACCGACCCGCTGACGCTCGTCCTCGGCGACCTCGCGTACTACCACGACATGAACGGTCTGTTGGCGCTCGGACGGTGTGAGGTGGACGCCACGGTCGTCCTCGTCAACAACGACGGCGGCGGCATCTTCCACATGCTCCCTATCGAGGAGTTCGACCCGCCCTTCACCTCGCAGTTCAAGACGCCGCACGGCCTCGACTTCGAGGCGACGGGCGACCTCTACGACCTCGACTTCGAGCGCGTCGAAGCACGAGAGGAGTTCCGCGAGGCGTACGCCGAATCCGTCGCGAGCGCCGGCACGCAGGTCATCGAGGTTCGAACCGACGCCGAGGAGAGCCACCGAACGCGGGAGGCGCTACACGAGCAGGTCGTCGAACGCGTCGCCGACCTCCACTGA